From Micromonospora echinospora:
GCGTCGGCGGCGGCGACGAGCGCCCGGGCCAGCGGGTGTTCGCTGTCGGCCTCCACCGCGCCGGCCAGGGCCAGGGCGGTGTCGGAGTCCAGCCCACCGGTGGCGGCCACGCCGGTCACCGTGTGCCGGCCGGTGGTGAGCGTGCCGGTCTTGTCGAACAGGACGGTGTCGACGGTGCGCATCCGCTCCAGCGCGAGCCGGTCCTTGACCAGGATGCCGGCGCGCGCCGACAGCGCTGTGGACAGCGCCACCACCAGCGGGATGGCCAGTCCGAGCGCGTGCGGGCAGGCGATCACCAGCACGGTGACGGTCCGTACCACGGCCTGGTCGGGGTCGCCGAGCAGCGCCCAGACCGCGAATGTGGCAAGGCCGGCGAACGCCGCCAGGTAGAACAGCAGCGCGGCGAACCGGTCGGCGAGCACCTGCGCGCGCCCGCCGGAGGCCTGCGCCTGCGCCACGAGCCGCCCGATGCCGGCCAGCGCGGTGTCCGCGCCTACCGCCTCGACGCGTACCCGGAGGGTGGAGTCGGTGGCCACGGTGCCGGCGACCACCCGGTCCCCGGCGGCGCGGGGCACCGGCCGCGACTCGCCGGTGATCATCGACTCGTCCAGCTCGGCGGCGCCCTCGACGATCCGCCCGTCCGCCGGCACCCGGCCGCCGGGGCGCACCAGCACCAGGTCGTCCACCCGCAGGTCGGCGACCGGCACCGGATGTGGCCGCCCGGCGGCGTCGAGGCGTTCGGCGTCGTCGGGCAGCAGCGCCGCGAGTGCGCCGAGCGCGCCCCGCGCCTGCCCGACCGCCCGCATCTCCTGCCAGTGACCGAGCAGCATGATGGTGACCAGCGCGGCCAGCTCCCACCAGAAGTCCAGGTCGAACAGGCCGAGACTGGTGGCGGCGGAGGCGAGGTAGGCGACCACTATCGCCATCGAGATCAGCAGCATCATGCCGGGGGTACGTTCGCGCAGCTCCCGCAGCCCGCCGGTGAGGAACGGCCAGCCGCCGTAGGCGAAAACCACGGTGCCGAGCACCGGCCCGACCCAGCTCACGCCGGGAAAGTCCAGGGAGTAGCCGAACCAGTCCATCACCATGTGACTGGTGACGACGATCGGCACGGTGAGCGCCAGGCTCAGCCAGAACCGGCGGCGGAACTGCTCCGGGTCGTGCCCGGCGTGCGCGCCGTGGCCGCCGCCGTGATCGGTGCCGTGGTCGCCGTGGTGGCCGGTGTCGTGACCGGATCCGTGCTCCATCGCACCACCATACCCCCTGGGGGTACCGGCCGGCATCGGCTCG
This genomic window contains:
- a CDS encoding heavy metal translocating P-type ATPase; the protein is MEHGSGHDTGHHGDHGTDHGGGHGAHAGHDPEQFRRRFWLSLALTVPIVVTSHMVMDWFGYSLDFPGVSWVGPVLGTVVFAYGGWPFLTGGLRELRERTPGMMLLISMAIVVAYLASAATSLGLFDLDFWWELAALVTIMLLGHWQEMRAVGQARGALGALAALLPDDAERLDAAGRPHPVPVADLRVDDLVLVRPGGRVPADGRIVEGAAELDESMITGESRPVPRAAGDRVVAGTVATDSTLRVRVEAVGADTALAGIGRLVAQAQASGGRAQVLADRFAALLFYLAAFAGLATFAVWALLGDPDQAVVRTVTVLVIACPHALGLAIPLVVALSTALSARAGILVKDRLALERMRTVDTVLFDKTGTLTTGRHTVTGVAATGGLDSDTALALAGAVEADSEHPLARALVAAADARPMSAAGSDAGPTSPGPKSATGSDAGPTSAAGAGPARPVARGFRALAGRGVRATVDGVDWAVGGPALLRELDAPVPDDLRRAAEEWSGRGAAVLHLVRLPEGGPPEVAAAFAMEDQVRPEARAAVAELRDLGVRKIVMITGDARPVAEAVAADLGFRPGVDEVFAEVLPADKDKAVAELRDRGLTVAMVGDGVNDAPALARADVGLAIGAGTDVAIESAGVVLAGSDPRGVGGVIRLSRASYRKMRQNLAWAAGYNVVAIPLAAGVLAWAGIALSPALGAVLMSASTIVVALNAQLLRRVRIAPAD